One window of Candidatus Phytoplasma solani genomic DNA carries:
- the miaA gene encoding tRNA (adenosine(37)-N6)-dimethylallyltransferase MiaA, whose protein sequence is MKKIIAITGVTASGKTNLSIKIAKQFNFEIINCDSTQIYQHYNIGTAKIKKEEMQGVKHHLLDFLSPEKNYSIYHFQRDARQKINDISNSLFVGGSGLYLKAALFDYELTPKPLIQQKFNKQDLENMLVTIKKKDPQIVLDVKNPLRIVSSYHDIISGHLRSQKTKKNIPLYSFLIFYLDIDRQVLKKRIIFRLESMLNQGFIEEVKNIKTDFPQANFNIIGYREIKSFLEGRYNLTEAKNLIIQKTMQYAKRQKTWFKNQFQPIVLDALSSSLEKIVSQIVSDFLKK, encoded by the coding sequence ATGAAAAAAATAATTGCTATTACAGGGGTTACCGCTTCAGGAAAAACAAACCTTTCTATTAAAATAGCTAAACAATTTAATTTCGAAATTATTAATTGTGATTCTACTCAAATTTATCAACACTATAATATTGGGACTGCTAAAATTAAAAAAGAAGAGATGCAAGGAGTTAAACATCATCTTTTAGATTTTCTTTCTCCTGAAAAAAATTATAGTATTTATCATTTCCAAAGAGATGCACGTCAAAAAATTAATGATATTAGTAATTCTTTGTTTGTTGGAGGGAGTGGATTATATTTAAAAGCAGCTCTTTTTGATTACGAATTAACCCCAAAGCCTTTGATTCAACAAAAATTTAATAAACAAGATTTAGAAAATATGCTTGTTACCATTAAAAAAAAAGACCCTCAAATAGTTTTAGATGTTAAAAATCCCCTTCGCATTGTTAGTTCTTATCATGATATTATTTCAGGACATTTGAGATCTCAAAAAACTAAAAAAAATATACCTTTATATTCATTTTTAATTTTTTATCTTGATATTGATCGACAAGTATTAAAAAAAAGGATTATTTTCAGGTTAGAATCTATGTTAAATCAAGGTTTTATAGAAGAAGTAAAAAATATTAAAACTGATTTTCCTCAAGCTAATTTTAATATTATTGGTTACCGCGAAATCAAATCATTTTTAGAAGGAAGATATAATTTAACAGAAGCTAAAAATTTAATTATCCAAAAAACGATGCAATATGCTAAAAGGCAAAAAACTTGGTTTAAAAACCAATTTCAACCTATTGTCTTAGATGCTTTATCGTCTTCTTTAGAAAAAATAGTTTCTCAGATAGTCAGTGATTTTTTAAAAAAATAA
- the efp gene encoding elongation factor P, with the protein MINTNDFKTGQTIKFNNQIYQILEFLHVKPGKGAAFVRSKLRNLRTGSVIDHTFNAGVKLEPALINKIKMQFLYCLKEQYIFMNTQTYEQLEINKNQLKEELQYLYEGLLVEVIFYDNNEILTISLPDKISLKVIYTEPGAKGDTKTNSLKYATLETGLVIKVPLFINIGEKIIINTETGLYLSRDNSK; encoded by the coding sequence ATGATTAACACAAATGATTTTAAAACAGGTCAAACAATTAAATTCAATAATCAAATTTATCAAATTTTGGAGTTTTTACATGTTAAACCCGGAAAAGGAGCTGCTTTTGTAAGAAGTAAACTAAGAAATTTAAGAACAGGTAGTGTTATAGATCATACTTTTAATGCTGGTGTTAAATTAGAGCCTGCTTTGATTAATAAAATAAAAATGCAGTTTCTTTATTGTTTAAAAGAACAATATATTTTTATGAATACTCAAACTTATGAACAGTTAGAAATCAATAAAAACCAACTAAAAGAAGAACTTCAATACCTTTATGAGGGTTTATTAGTGGAAGTTATCTTTTATGACAATAACGAAATTTTGACAATTAGTTTACCTGATAAAATATCTTTAAAAGTCATTTATACAGAACCAGGAGCAAAAGGAGACACTAAGACTAATTCTTTAAAATATGCCACTTTAGAAACAGGATTAGTGATTAAAGTACCTCTTTTTATTAATATAGGTGAAAAGATCATCATCAACACAGAGACTGGACTTTATTTGTCAAGAGATAATAGTAAGTAA
- the ylqF gene encoding ribosome biogenesis GTPase YlqF yields MKIFNWFPGHMKKTFDQIKNNLFLVDIVLIMLDARIPFSSVNFKVLSLIKKHQKPFLFLLNKNSLTDSHKTATFIKYYLQKEISILAIDAIEKNQNFSIYEQALKIIKMKKAHFNSPKKLISNKPNIKMMIVGMPNVGKSTLINSFAGKKVLKTANLAGTTIKIQWIKILKPNIKFLDTPGVLSHSFYDQKISLSLALAGCFKDSVLPLEQLGQHSLGYLQKHYFNNLKKRFNLVDLDENNFKKTNLVELIGQKRNFYTKNKQIDQNKVYQMILKEIREGSLGKINFDLDILPFLDDFFQQQIKLS; encoded by the coding sequence ATGAAAATATTTAATTGGTTTCCTGGTCATATGAAAAAAACTTTTGACCAAATTAAAAATAATTTGTTTTTAGTTGATATAGTTTTGATAATGCTAGATGCAAGAATACCCTTTTCTAGTGTTAATTTTAAAGTTTTGTCTTTGATTAAAAAGCATCAAAAACCTTTTTTGTTTTTATTAAATAAAAACTCTTTAACTGATTCTCATAAAACGGCTACTTTTATTAAATATTATTTGCAAAAAGAAATATCAATCTTAGCAATTGATGCTATTGAAAAAAATCAAAATTTTTCTATTTATGAACAAGCCCTTAAAATAATTAAAATGAAAAAAGCTCATTTTAATTCCCCAAAAAAACTTATTTCGAATAAACCTAATATTAAAATGATGATAGTAGGTATGCCAAATGTCGGTAAATCTACTTTAATTAATAGTTTTGCTGGTAAAAAAGTCTTAAAAACAGCTAATTTAGCTGGTACTACCATCAAAATTCAATGGATTAAGATCTTAAAACCTAATATTAAATTTTTAGATACTCCGGGAGTTTTATCTCATAGTTTTTATGATCAAAAAATTAGTTTGTCTTTGGCGTTGGCTGGTTGTTTTAAAGATTCAGTTTTGCCTTTAGAACAATTAGGGCAACACTCCTTAGGTTATTTACAGAAACATTATTTTAACAATTTAAAAAAGAGATTTAATTTAGTTGATTTAGATGAAAACAATTTTAAAAAAACTAATTTAGTTGAACTTATTGGGCAAAAAAGAAATTTTTATACTAAAAATAAGCAAATTGATCAAAATAAAGTTTATCAAATGATTTTAAAAGAAATAAGAGAAGGTAGTTTAGGAAAAATTAATTTTGATTTAGATATTTTACCTTTTTTGGATGATTTTTTTCAACAACAAATCAAATTAAGCTAA
- the topA gene encoding type I DNA topoisomerase, which translates to MKNKVIIVESPAKIKTLSRFFDDKVEILSSKGHIRDLSLSGKDRLGIDIKNGFIPKYEIIKEKKSLVDFLLQKTKNKEIFLATDPDREGEAIAWHLSKVLNLKPQIANRIVFREITKEVVLKAFQKPRMIDELLVFSQETRRMLDRIIGFKLSRIVRRIKSQSAGRVQSVTLKLIVDLEKEINSFVPEEYHLITAFFPCFQAEYQNPKNKKIKALEALGIIEKITKKPFIVKKIKQTDMFQKPKKPLITSTLQQEAINNLNMTSNQTMRVAQKLYEGIEISSEPIGLITYMRTDSQRFSKMFVKDAQEFIKEQYGKKYLAVFQQNSKTKAQDAHEAIRPTDLTKTPESLASYLDKYEYKLYELIYKRTLASFMKPAIFQRNQVCFEVEKHSFLTEGMIKIFDGYQKILKDGIQDKIIPIFHLNETFFPEEIQDLQKFTTPPTRFSEATLIKTLEKLNIGRPSTYSQIIFTLKKRFYVDVLEKRFQPTEQGILTIQNLEIFFKQFLDYQYTAKMEDDLDKIALGMVDNKQLMQRFYQKFLELYQIANKKLEKIKPIETDQKCNLCKAPLLIKKSRYGQFLGCSRFPECKNTSLLKPQENEKLQNSKPIETDQKCNLCKAPLLIKKSRYGQFLGCSRFPECKNIVKIKKT; encoded by the coding sequence ATGAAAAACAAAGTTATTATAGTCGAGTCTCCTGCTAAAATAAAAACTTTAAGTCGTTTTTTTGATGATAAAGTTGAAATTTTATCTTCTAAAGGTCACATTAGGGATTTATCTTTATCAGGAAAAGATAGGCTTGGTATCGACATTAAAAATGGTTTCATCCCTAAATATGAAATTATAAAAGAGAAAAAAAGTCTAGTTGATTTTTTGCTTCAAAAAACTAAAAATAAAGAAATTTTTTTAGCGACTGATCCCGATAGAGAAGGTGAAGCAATTGCTTGGCATTTATCCAAAGTTCTAAATTTAAAACCTCAAATTGCTAATAGAATTGTTTTTCGTGAAATCACTAAAGAAGTGGTTCTAAAAGCTTTTCAAAAACCTCGTATGATTGATGAATTATTGGTTTTTTCTCAAGAAACTAGAAGGATGCTTGATCGCATTATTGGTTTTAAGCTGTCTCGTATAGTCAGGAGAATTAAATCGCAGTCTGCAGGAAGAGTTCAATCAGTAACTTTGAAGTTAATTGTTGATTTGGAAAAAGAAATCAATTCTTTTGTTCCGGAAGAATATCACCTTATTACTGCTTTTTTTCCATGTTTTCAAGCTGAATATCAAAATCCTAAAAATAAAAAAATTAAAGCTTTAGAAGCTTTAGGTATTATTGAAAAAATAACAAAAAAACCTTTTATAGTGAAAAAAATAAAACAAACCGACATGTTTCAAAAACCTAAAAAACCCTTGATTACTTCAACTTTACAACAAGAAGCAATTAATAATCTTAATATGACATCTAATCAAACAATGAGAGTAGCTCAAAAACTTTATGAAGGGATTGAAATTTCAAGCGAACCAATCGGATTAATCACTTATATGCGTACTGATTCTCAAAGATTTTCGAAAATGTTTGTTAAAGACGCTCAAGAATTCATTAAAGAGCAATATGGCAAAAAATATTTAGCCGTTTTTCAACAAAATTCAAAAACCAAAGCTCAAGATGCTCATGAAGCGATAAGACCTACGGATTTAACTAAAACACCAGAAAGTTTAGCGTCATATCTTGATAAATATGAATATAAACTTTATGAACTTATTTACAAAAGAACACTAGCAAGTTTTATGAAACCAGCTATATTTCAAAGAAATCAAGTTTGTTTTGAAGTGGAAAAACATTCTTTTTTAACAGAAGGAATGATTAAAATATTTGATGGTTATCAAAAAATTTTAAAAGATGGAATTCAAGATAAAATAATCCCAATTTTTCATTTAAATGAAACTTTTTTTCCTGAAGAAATACAAGATCTACAAAAGTTTACTACTCCTCCAACTCGTTTTTCGGAAGCTACTTTGATTAAAACTTTAGAAAAACTTAATATTGGTAGACCTTCTACTTATTCACAAATTATTTTTACTCTCAAAAAAAGATTTTATGTTGATGTGTTAGAAAAACGTTTTCAACCAACCGAACAAGGGATTTTAACTATTCAAAATTTAGAAATTTTTTTCAAACAATTTCTTGATTACCAATATACAGCTAAAATGGAAGATGATCTTGATAAAATTGCTTTAGGAATGGTTGATAATAAACAATTAATGCAACGTTTTTATCAAAAATTTCTTGAACTTTATCAAATAGCAAATAAAAAACTAGAAAAAATAAAACCAATTGAAACCGATCAAAAATGCAATTTATGTAAAGCTCCTTTATTGATTAAAAAAAGTCGTTATGGTCAATTTTTGGGGTGTAGTCGTTTTCCTGAATGTAAAAATACTTCTCTTTTGAAACCTCAAGAAAATGAAAAATTACAAAATTCAAAACCAATTGAAACCGATCAAAAATGCAATTTATGTAAAGCTCCTTTATTGATTAAAAAAAGTCGTTATGGTCAATTTTTGGGGTGTAGTCGTTTTCCTGAATGTAAAAATATTGTTAAAATTAAAAAAACTTAA
- a CDS encoding multidrug transporter, protein MTKGGIIISKKERLNKLILEGSLLKSLLVVSFPIIVFNIFKALFANIDALFIVGNSKPDGISGFIQFSKSIQSIIDSIGICLSIAGITLIAREIGKKKDIYNPKARQIASLIFVLLISISVLVAFVMVLFAEPFCNNIMGLNKYVHDGFLTEKGQASCIQAFRLKMLGIILLAINVFFLGTERILGKMKKILILNCIMMAFKISLSFLIFYGLGIKNALGLEVASVLAHASITIVAFGTLFNKKNNFCLSIKDFHWKNFLENKKIIKTILKFAIPLMLGKMFYEFGRLLTLYMIESNPETGFLGFYGFGNGTLGKIGVADGVISLFVQISFSLKEGELLIVSENLGNKNIKRAIKTLVISSISVFIIFIITYLICAPTNYMGFGLGDKIYLFFKNLGIKCIKKDTKIPPGFSEFLIGGLLTTSLITTQLEIISTFLIATKQPKYDLFLSFGRVFLFRIPFLYLFRNIILKPGSSKEYHVYSLANFFSNCIMLIFMLFLCLRFIIKIKKEEK, encoded by the coding sequence ATGACAAAAGGAGGTATAATCATTAGTAAAAAAGAAAGATTAAATAAATTAATCTTAGAAGGAAGTTTGTTAAAATCTTTATTAGTTGTTTCTTTCCCTATTATTGTTTTTAATATTTTTAAAGCTTTATTTGCCAACATTGACGCTTTATTTATTGTTGGAAACTCCAAACCTGATGGTATCTCTGGTTTTATTCAATTTTCTAAATCTATTCAAAGTATTATTGATTCGATAGGAATTTGTTTAAGTATTGCAGGAATTACTTTAATTGCTAGAGAAATTGGGAAAAAAAAAGATATATACAATCCAAAAGCTCGTCAAATAGCATCTTTGATTTTTGTTTTATTAATTTCTATCAGTGTTTTAGTAGCTTTTGTAATGGTTTTGTTTGCTGAACCTTTTTGTAATAATATTATGGGGTTAAATAAATATGTACATGACGGCTTTTTAACGGAAAAAGGACAAGCAAGTTGCATTCAGGCTTTTAGGTTAAAAATGTTAGGGATTATTTTATTAGCCATTAACGTTTTCTTTTTGGGAACCGAAAGAATTTTAGGAAAAATGAAGAAAATATTAATTTTGAATTGCATTATGATGGCTTTCAAAATTAGCTTAAGTTTTTTAATTTTTTATGGATTAGGCATTAAAAATGCTTTAGGGTTGGAAGTAGCTTCTGTATTGGCCCATGCTTCCATTACAATAGTAGCTTTTGGAACTCTTTTTAACAAAAAAAATAATTTTTGTTTAAGTATCAAAGATTTTCATTGGAAAAATTTTTTAGAAAATAAAAAAATAATTAAAACTATCCTTAAATTCGCTATTCCTTTAATGTTGGGGAAAATGTTTTATGAGTTTGGTAGATTATTGACTTTATACATGATAGAAAGTAATCCAGAAACGGGTTTTTTAGGTTTTTACGGATTTGGAAACGGAACATTAGGAAAAATAGGTGTTGCTGACGGGGTAATTAGTTTATTTGTTCAAATATCCTTTTCTTTGAAAGAAGGGGAATTATTGATTGTTTCTGAAAATCTAGGAAACAAAAACATTAAAAGAGCTATCAAAACCTTAGTTATTTCTTCTATATCTGTTTTTATCATTTTTATTATTACATATTTAATTTGTGCACCTACAAATTATATGGGTTTTGGATTAGGGGATAAAATATACTTATTTTTTAAAAATTTAGGTATAAAATGTATAAAAAAAGATACAAAGATTCCTCCTGGTTTTTCAGAATTTTTAATTGGAGGACTTTTAACAACCAGTTTAATAACAACACAATTAGAAATTATATCTACTTTTTTAATTGCCACAAAACAACCGAAATATGATTTATTTTTAAGTTTTGGTCGTGTTTTTCTATTTAGAATTCCTTTTCTTTATTTATTTAGAAATATTATTTTGAAACCTGGCAGTTCAAAAGAATATCATGTGTATAGTCTAGCTAACTTCTTTTCTAACTGCATTATGTTGATTTTTATGCTTTTTTTATGCCTACGTTTTATTATTAAAATTAAAAAAGAAGAAAAATAA
- a CDS encoding ATP-dependent 6-phosphofructokinase, translating to MKKEKELKKIAVLTSGGDAPGMNAAIRAVVLEGARQGLEVYGVKDGYLGLYNNEIQLLELKLLPRVINVSGTFLGTSRFIAFQENLAIRQKCASNLKKLGIEKLVVIGGDGSYRGAMKLKELGINCVGLPATIDNDIDDTDFTIGFSTALSNVVDAIEKLRDTSFSHRRCSIIEVMGRYKGDLALYGGVATGADLIVTREHPLDKQKIFDKIKKLRESNQRDVIVVVTEHIFDVVSLAKEVEVYSGFETRSQILGHIQRGGTPTAEDLVLATRMGSFAVQLLQKDISNCGVGLQGLKLHHVNFEQIFSHKGKQCCLFDTISNLLSN from the coding sequence ATGAAAAAAGAAAAAGAATTGAAAAAAATTGCTGTTTTAACTTCAGGAGGAGATGCTCCTGGGATGAATGCTGCCATTAGAGCTGTTGTTTTAGAAGGAGCTAGACAAGGCCTTGAAGTTTATGGTGTAAAAGATGGTTATTTAGGATTATATAACAACGAAATACAGCTTTTAGAATTAAAACTACTTCCTCGCGTTATCAATGTATCGGGAACTTTTTTAGGAACTTCTCGTTTTATAGCTTTTCAAGAAAATCTTGCTATTCGTCAAAAATGTGCAAGCAATTTAAAAAAACTAGGGATTGAAAAGTTAGTTGTTATTGGTGGTGATGGTTCTTATAGGGGTGCTATGAAATTAAAAGAATTAGGAATTAATTGTGTTGGCTTGCCTGCTACTATTGATAATGATATTGATGATACCGATTTTACAATTGGCTTTAGTACTGCTTTAAGCAATGTGGTTGATGCGATTGAAAAATTGCGTGATACTTCTTTTTCTCATCGTAGATGTAGCATTATTGAAGTTATGGGACGTTACAAAGGAGATTTAGCTTTATATGGAGGAGTGGCCACTGGAGCAGATTTAATTGTAACACGCGAACATCCTTTAGATAAGCAAAAAATTTTTGATAAAATCAAAAAATTGCGTGAATCTAATCAAAGAGATGTGATTGTAGTTGTCACTGAGCATATTTTTGATGTTGTTAGTTTAGCAAAAGAAGTTGAAGTATACAGTGGTTTTGAAACTAGATCTCAAATTTTAGGTCACATTCAAAGAGGCGGTACTCCAACTGCTGAAGATTTGGTATTAGCAACTCGCATGGGTAGTTTCGCTGTCCAATTATTGCAAAAAGATATTTCTAATTGTGGAGTTGGTTTACAAGGGTTAAAATTACATCATGTTAATTTTGAACAAATTTTTAGTCATAAAGGTAAACAATGCTGTTTGTTTGATACAATATCAAATTTATTATCTAATTAA
- a CDS encoding MATE family efflux transporter, with amino-acid sequence MNINNHITKKHNSSHPQRTFERPIWKNLIILTIPIAIYLLFQHLGTSIDFYIIGTPKKLLNVDSTITYMKQIKKILQSIAISLGGAGVVLVAREYKRQNKEKSKQYATLAFVLSVAISLVLLIILGLGPLLPSYLGDIFLKSDYHPDGGFLYYQLSLITFVFITINSVFIGLERAKNKTKFVLMLNILLIIVRIMISFIYKFVKKEGNVTVIHLALADLFSNLLISFIAFYCMFSSKNPFQFQFKKLVFSRNIVQSMLKLSGTLIIGKVTYEIGKKIILDMSTNYYNDLVAISGLVAVVNGICYAVSQSFEDSQSAMVAQSVACENDQKTFKIFKNVFVITLIIGIIGFLSNYFLGEYLLQLLKPGKKFSPTEKVNFNIILFWEGTSLFTSVWASMMMGYILSYKKNANLIFWMNLLRVVLRIALLFTLHEIFQNIPNAQQFGLSTFGSNITVLIVTAIIFIAFLRKNKMNSLKSTKSF; translated from the coding sequence ATGAACATTAATAATCATATTACAAAAAAACATAATTCTTCTCATCCTCAAAGAACTTTTGAAAGACCTATTTGGAAAAATTTAATCATCCTTACTATTCCAATTGCTATTTATTTGCTTTTTCAACATTTAGGTACTTCTATTGATTTTTACATTATAGGTACTCCAAAAAAATTACTTAATGTAGATTCAACTATTACTTATATGAAGCAAATCAAAAAAATTCTTCAAAGTATAGCGATTTCTTTAGGAGGGGCTGGAGTAGTTTTAGTAGCGCGTGAATATAAAAGGCAAAATAAAGAAAAATCGAAACAATACGCCACTTTAGCTTTTGTATTATCTGTTGCTATTTCTTTAGTTCTTTTAATTATTTTAGGTTTGGGACCGTTATTACCTAGTTATTTAGGTGATATATTTTTAAAAAGTGATTATCATCCAGATGGTGGTTTTTTATATTATCAACTTTCTTTAATTACTTTTGTGTTTATCACCATTAATTCTGTTTTTATTGGCTTAGAGCGTGCTAAAAATAAAACTAAATTTGTTTTAATGTTAAATATTTTGCTAATTATTGTAAGAATCATGATTTCTTTTATTTATAAGTTTGTTAAAAAAGAAGGCAATGTTACAGTAATTCATTTAGCTTTAGCTGATTTATTTTCTAATTTGTTAATTTCTTTTATTGCTTTTTATTGTATGTTTAGTTCTAAAAACCCTTTTCAATTCCAGTTTAAAAAGTTAGTTTTTTCTAGAAATATAGTTCAAAGTATGCTTAAATTATCAGGCACTTTAATTATTGGAAAAGTTACTTATGAAATTGGTAAAAAAATTATTCTTGATATGTCTACAAATTATTATAATGATTTAGTAGCTATTTCAGGGTTGGTGGCAGTTGTAAATGGTATTTGTTATGCTGTTTCTCAGTCTTTTGAAGATTCTCAATCTGCAATGGTTGCTCAAAGTGTTGCTTGTGAAAATGATCAAAAAACTTTTAAAATCTTTAAAAACGTTTTTGTCATTACTTTAATCATCGGTATTATTGGTTTTTTATCTAATTATTTTTTGGGAGAATATTTATTACAACTATTGAAACCAGGTAAAAAATTTTCACCAACGGAAAAAGTAAATTTTAATATAATTTTATTTTGGGAAGGCACCTCTTTATTTACTTCTGTTTGGGCTTCTATGATGATGGGTTATATTTTATCTTACAAAAAAAATGCTAACTTGATTTTTTGGATGAACCTTTTAAGAGTGGTTTTAAGAATTGCACTTTTATTTACTTTACATGAAATTTTTCAAAATATACCTAACGCTCAACAATTTGGTTTAAGCACTTTTGGCAGTAATATAACTGTTTTAATAGTAACAGCAATTATTTTTATTGCTTTTTTAAGAAAAAATAAAATGAATTCTTTGAAATCAACAAAGTCATTTTAA
- a CDS encoding glucose-6-phosphate isomerase, with product MSLKLNLGGIETFFNWEKETKNYHSKIKAIHHQLHHDEIIRNQYLGWLDLPLNYDRQELQIIKQLKRQNTDLDVLVVIGIGGSYLGSKAGIEFLQTPFQKNKPEIIFAGQQVSGSYLTNLLKYLQEKTWAINVISKSGTTLEPALAFRILKKEIEKKYGKEVAKKRIFVTTDKQKGVLFNLAKKEGYEMFVIPESVGGRFSVFTSVGTLPFVFANLDVDVMLQGALCALKDTSSGDLNKNQAYQYALARYLMYTKMDKKMELLVTYEPHLLAFSEWWKQLFAESEGKENKGLFVGSVNNSTDLHSLGQFIQEGKKILFETVLNITSTKDDCVIPEISNELDNLNYIAHKSYSEINQKILQATKQAHIEGEVPNLEIIIPTLDEFHFGYLAYFFQKACAMSGYLLGINPFNQPGVEIYKQKMFSLLKK from the coding sequence ATGAGTTTAAAATTAAATCTTGGCGGAATTGAAACTTTTTTTAATTGGGAAAAAGAAACAAAAAATTATCATTCTAAAATAAAAGCTATTCATCATCAATTGCATCATGACGAAATTATTCGAAATCAATATTTAGGATGGTTAGATTTGCCTTTAAATTATGACCGTCAAGAACTTCAAATAATAAAACAACTAAAGCGACAAAACACTGATTTAGATGTTTTAGTAGTCATTGGAATTGGAGGTTCTTATTTAGGATCCAAAGCTGGGATTGAATTTCTTCAAACTCCTTTTCAAAAAAACAAACCTGAAATAATTTTTGCAGGACAACAAGTATCAGGCAGTTATTTAACGAATCTTTTAAAATATTTACAAGAGAAAACTTGGGCTATTAATGTCATTTCAAAATCTGGAACCACTTTAGAACCAGCCCTAGCTTTTAGAATCCTTAAAAAAGAAATTGAAAAAAAATATGGCAAAGAAGTTGCTAAAAAACGTATTTTTGTTACTACAGACAAACAAAAAGGGGTTTTATTTAATTTAGCCAAAAAAGAAGGCTATGAAATGTTTGTGATTCCTGAATCTGTCGGAGGAAGATTTAGTGTTTTTACTAGTGTAGGCACTCTTCCTTTTGTTTTTGCTAATTTAGATGTTGATGTTATGTTGCAAGGAGCCTTGTGCGCTTTAAAAGATACTTCTTCAGGCGATTTAAATAAAAATCAAGCTTATCAATATGCTTTAGCTAGATATTTAATGTATACTAAAATGGATAAAAAAATGGAGTTATTAGTTACTTATGAACCTCATTTATTAGCTTTTTCTGAATGGTGGAAACAATTGTTTGCTGAATCCGAAGGAAAAGAAAATAAAGGTCTTTTTGTGGGATCAGTTAATAATTCTACTGATCTTCATTCTTTAGGACAATTTATTCAAGAAGGTAAAAAAATTCTTTTTGAGACTGTTTTAAATATAACTTCTACAAAAGATGATTGTGTTATTCCTGAAATAAGCAATGAATTAGATAATCTTAATTATATAGCCCACAAATCTTATTCAGAAATTAATCAAAAAATACTTCAAGCTACTAAACAAGCTCACATCGAAGGTGAAGTTCCTAATTTAGAAATTATTATTCCTACTTTAGATGAATTTCATTTTGGCTATTTAGCTTATTTTTTTCAAAAAGCTTGTGCTATGTCGGGGTATTTGTTGGGGATTAACCCTTTTAATCAACCTGGAGTAGAAATATACAAACAAAAAATGTTTTCTTTGTTGAAAAAATAA
- a CDS encoding IS3 family transposase, with product MIKICKQNYYITIDGKKRRRLGYRIVHHNLIKAGFSIHPKTVLSLMHKFGLLSQRVKRKHQYYYNLAIQKENNLKNLINNNFQADTPLQRLCTDVTYIIIGAKGTKIYVSAILDLYNRQIISYNIATITDVNFILETIKPIPKVNHFCILHCDRGSIYTSKRYQKAVKDKNMYQSFSAKATPTENACIESFWANLKKETLHYEKMKYLTENQVKNIIHKYMHYYNYKRKMKILNYLSPIEYKKKHFK from the coding sequence TTGATAAAAATATGCAAGCAAAATTATTATATTACAATTGATGGAAAAAAAAGACGCCGATTAGGTTATCGGATAGTACACCATAATTTAATAAAAGCTGGTTTTTCTATTCACCCTAAAACGGTTTTAAGTTTGATGCATAAGTTCGGTTTACTTTCACAAAGAGTTAAACGCAAGCATCAATATTATTATAATTTAGCTATTCAAAAAGAAAATAATTTAAAAAATCTTATTAATAATAATTTTCAAGCCGATACACCTTTACAAAGGTTATGTACTGACGTGACTTATATTATAATTGGTGCCAAAGGTACAAAAATATATGTATCAGCTATTCTTGATTTATACAACCGACAAATTATCAGTTATAACATTGCAACTATCACTGACGTTAATTTTATTTTAGAAACTATCAAACCAATTCCTAAAGTAAATCATTTTTGTATCCTACATTGTGATAGGGGTAGTATTTATACCTCCAAAAGATATCAAAAAGCAGTAAAAGATAAAAATATGTATCAAAGTTTTTCAGCAAAAGCAACTCCAACCGAAAATGCATGTATAGAGTCTTTTTGGGCTAATTTAAAAAAAGAGACTCTCCATTACGAAAAAATGAAATACTTAACCGAAAATCAAGTTAAAAATATTATTCATAAATATATGCATTATTATAACTACAAACGAAAAATGAAAATTCTTAATTATTTATCTCCGATTGAATATAAAAAAAAACATTTTAAATAA
- a CDS encoding SVM family protein (Sequence-variable mosaic (SVM) proteins are highly divergent, but recognized by the shared signal peptide region that defines them.) produces MLIFRLKKQLYLLPIFLFSSLGLFLITNNQVMAMNNGHSNGYVQQNNRNVENEMTACRNLHDLLLEEARLTQEIYNALRNNASEETINHFKNQANQIAIQAENIRRNLFLNQ; encoded by the coding sequence ATGTTAATTTTTAGATTAAAAAAACAATTATATTTATTACCAATATTTTTATTTAGTTCTTTAGGATTATTTTTAATCACGAATAATCAAGTTATGGCTATGAATAACGGTCATTCTAACGGTTATGTTCAGCAAAATAATAGAAATGTTGAGAACGAAATGACGGCATGTAGAAATTTACATGATTTATTATTAGAAGAGGCAAGGTTAACGCAAGAAATATATAATGCATTGAGAAATAATGCTTCAGAAGAAACAATTAACCACTTTAAAAATCAAGCAAATCAAATTGCTATACAAGCCGAAAATATTCGTAGAAATTTATTTTTAAATCAATAA